A DNA window from Vigna unguiculata cultivar IT97K-499-35 chromosome 10, ASM411807v1, whole genome shotgun sequence contains the following coding sequences:
- the LOC114165378 gene encoding uncharacterized protein LOC114165378 has protein sequence MANRRRRNTTGADDIAQAIHRMVDAMQPIAAPPRAVVAPTRPVSMEYFMKHRPAKFSGKATPDEADAWMRECEKICRVLGCTDEQRLLFVTFLLVADAEYWWQGMQQLMQTREEQVTWTAFRTRFLEKYFPDSARHEREAEFLTLQQGTMTVAAYIERFEYLVRFYTPAVTEEWRCRKFEGGLKHELRRFLVPLRIREFPVLVEQAKTVEQLETGSSSGGKQQRTTPDVRPQRKPYSRPPTTWGRLQCYNCGGEHLRRDCTRPASSTGRGSSTGKCYVCQQTGHFARQCPNRRPAGGVPAKRPVGDRPRAPGRVFALTTTEAKQSGNLLQFLCLLCDHEVVVLFDSGATHSFVSNECVRRLGLTMRELGCELLVAMPASGEVSTTSMCVGCPMEVAGRRFRLNLICLPMEGLDVILGMDWLSSNHVVIDCGQRKIVFPETAGLELISSNQAVREIEAGATCYMIVAQTEKMSTTEKISRIPVVDEYADVFPNEIPELPPSRDVDFSIDLIPGAGPVSMAPYRMAPAELAELKKQIEDLLEKKIDDLLDQLRGAAVFSKIDLRSGYHQILVKPEDVQKTAFRSRYGHYEYVVMPFGVTNAPTIFMDYMNRIFRPYLDQFVVVFIDDILIYSESKEEHAEHLRVVLGILREHQLYGKLSKCEFWLEEVQFLGHVISAQGIAVDLAKIEIVVKWERPQTVSGVRSFLGLAWYYRRFVESFSKMVSPLTQLTRKDQPFSWTDECEACFEDMKRRLTTAPILAIPDMTKTFEVYCDASYQGLGCVLMQDKRPVAYASRQLKVHEKNYPTHDLELAAVVFALKT, from the exons ATGGCTAACCGTAGGAGGAGGAACACAACTGGAGCTGATGACATAGCTCAGGCGATCCATCGTATGGTGGACGCGATGCAGCCCATAGCGGCGCCACCTAGAGCTGTAGTGGCACCTACCCGACCAGTATCCATGGAGTATTTCATGAAACACCGGCCAGCCAAGTTCTCTGGCAAGGCCACTCCTGATGAGGCAGATGCCTGGATGCGAGAATGCGAGAAGATCTGTAGAGTACTAGGGTGCACGGATGAGCAGAGGCTGTTGTTTGTCACATTTCTCCTGGTGGCAGACGCAGAGtattggtggcaggggatgcagCAGTTGATGCAGACCCGTGAGGAGCAGGTGACATGGACTGccttcaggacgaggttcctggagaagtaCTTTCCCGACAGTGCGAGGCACGAGAGGGAGGCAGAGTTCCTCACTCTTCAGCAGGGGACCATGACTGTGGCGGCATACATAGAGAGGTTCGAATATCTGGTGCGTTTCTACACTCCAGCAGTCACCGAGgagtggaggtgtaggaagtTCGAGGGCGGACTAAAACATGAGTTACGCCGTTTCCTGGTGCCGCTTCGGATTAGAGAGTTTCCAGTTTTGGTCGAGCAGGCCAAGACTGTGGAGCAATTGGAGACCGGGTCGAGTAGTGGAGGGAAACAGCAGAGGACTACTCCAGATGTCAGACCACAGAGGAAACCTTATAGCAGACCGCCGACTACCTGGGGGAGGCTACAGTGTTATAACTGTGGCGGGGAACACTTGAGGAGGGATTGCACTAGACCGGCCAGCAGTACCGGTAGAGGCAGTAGCACTGGTAAGTGCTACGTGTGTCAGCAGACAGGGCACTTTGCACGTCAGTGTCCTAACAGAAGACCAGCTGGCGGTGTGCCAGCTAAGAGGCCAGTAGGAGACCGACCCAGAGCACCGGGGCGTGTGTTCGCCTTGACGACTACAGAGGCGAAACAGTCAGGTAACCTTTTGCAGTTTCTATGTTTGTTGTGTGACCACGAGGTAGTGGTCTTGTTCGACTCGGGAGCCACTCATTCGTTTGTGTCtaatgaatgtgtgaggaggctcGGGCTCACGATGCGAGAGCTGGGGTGCGAGCTTTTAGTTGCGATGCCAGCGTCtggagaggtatccaccacttcTATGTGCGTGGGGTGTCCTATGGAGGTGGCAGGCCGTAGGTTCAGGCTGAATCTCATATGCTTGCCGATGGAGGGTTTAGATGTGATTCTGGGCATGGATTGGTTGTCGAGTAACCATGTCGTCATTGATTGCGGGCAGCGCAAGATAGTGTTTCCTGAGACGGCGGGGTTAGAACTTATCTCGTCTAATCAGGCGGTGAGGGAGATTGAGGCTGGAGCTACATGTTACATGATTGTGGCTCAAACAGAGAAGATGAGCACGACCGAGAAGATCAGCAGGATTCCGGTAGTAGATGAATACGCAGATGTATTTCCGAATGAGATTCCAGAACTACCGCCTAGCAGGGATGTAGATTTCtccattgatctcatccctggCGCTGGGCCAGTTTCTATGGCACCATACAGAATGGCGCCTGCTGAGTTAGCTGAGCTAAAGAAACAGATTGAGGatctgcttgagaagaa GATTGATGATCTGTTGGATCAGTTGAGGGGAGCTGCGGTGTTCTCAAAAATAGACCTGAGATCGGGGTATCATCAGATCCTTGTCAAGCCGGAGGATGTCCAGAAGACAGCTTTTCGATCACGGTATGGTcactacgagtatgtagtgatgccaTTTGGGGTGACCAATGCGCCgactatattcatggattacatgaataggattttcAGGCCATACCTAGATCAGTTTGTAGTAGTCTTTATCGATGACATTCTGATCTACTCCGAGAGCAAGGAAGAACACGCAGAGCATCTGAGAGTAGTATTGGGGATTCTCAGAGAGCACCAGTTGTATGGGAAATTGTCGaaatgtgaattctggttggAAGAGGTACAATTCCTGGGCCATGTGATCTCAGCCCAAGGAATAGCCGTTGATCTGGCAAAGATAGAGATtgtggtgaagtgggagaggccCCAAACAGTTTCAGGGGTGCGGAGTTTTCTGGGTCTGGCATGGTATTATCGACGGTTTGTGGAGAGTTTCTCCAAAATGGTGAGTCCTCTTACACAGCTTACGAGAAAGGACCAGCCTTTCTCGTGGACAGACGAGTGTGAAGCTTGCTTCGAGGATATGAAGAGAAGATTGACCACCGCACCGATATTGGCAATCCCTGACATGACTAAAACAtttgaggtgtactgtgatgcctcGTATCAGGGGTTAGGCTGTGTGCTGATGCAGGATAAACGGCCTGTAGCTTATGCATCGAGacagttgaaggtgcatgagaagaattacccgaCACACGACTTGGAGTTAGCGGCAGTCGTGTTTGCCCTCAAGACATGA